One window from the genome of Salvia miltiorrhiza cultivar Shanhuang (shh) chromosome 7, IMPLAD_Smil_shh, whole genome shotgun sequence encodes:
- the LOC130994410 gene encoding protein FAR1-RELATED SEQUENCE 5-like, translated as MMKVAQKLPISLRENADLTSRLYEVAWSELYEPKEFGEKWFEVINEYGLQDHSWFSDMFAKRTFWIPAFFRDFSMSGLFKTTSMSESENSFFRKYLNPNSNLASFYIYYESAMQSQRHSYKQLCMIDQTTTPHLMSNNPIEQHASDIYTKKIFLEVQVEIIEALNRCCIKSMDTGHAEHKYFVDRSSGVFFVAHNTVDDTIVCSCKKFVKVGLVCRHMFVVMHNIGLKSIPQKYIVGRWLKDAGASVITSDGRKAQNKPLVSEAFRCIAIAEGN; from the coding sequence ATGATGAAGGTGGCACAAAAACTACCCATATCTTTGAGAGAGAATGCTGATCTGACGAGCAGATTATACGAAGTGGCGTGGTCAGAGCTTTATGAACCTAAAGAGTTTGGGGAGAAGTGGTTTGAGGTTATTAATGAGTATGGACTACAAGATCATTCGTGGTTCTCAGATATGTTTGCCAAAAGGACATTTTGGATCCCTGCGTTTTTTCGCGACTTCAGTATGAGTGGGTTGTTTAAAACAACCTCCATGTCGGAAAGTGAGAATAGTTTTTTCCGTAAATACTTGAATCCAAACTCCAACTTGGCATCCTTCTACATCTATTATGAGAGCGCTATGCAGTCCCAAAGGCATTCATACAAACAATTATGCATGATTGACCAAACAACCACACCGCACTTGATGTCAAACAACCCCATTGAGCAACACGCATCTGATATATACACGAAGAAGATTTTCTTGGAAGTTCAGGTAGAGATTATTGAGGCACTCAATCGTTGTTGCATTAAGTCTATGGACACAGGTCATGCGGAGCATAAGTATTTTGTTGATCGATCAAGTGGTGTATTCTTTGTGGCTCATAACACCGTAGATGACACAATAGTCTGCTCATGCAAAAAGTTTGTGAAGGTTGGATTGGTTTGCCGACATATGTTCGTTGTAATGCATAATATTGGGCTGAAGTCTATCCCACAAAAATACATTGTTGGTAGATGGTTGAAGGATGCGGGGGCCAGTGTGATTACATCTGATGGTAGAAAAGCTCAGAACAAGCCTTTGGTTTCGGAAGCATTTAGGTGCATTGCTATTGCCGAGGGGAACTAG
- the LOC130994411 gene encoding uncharacterized protein LOC130994411 has protein sequence MRLKHIYLANIDMFFFPICRVMKYHVICVDVRKERVYILDSQNETVENCRDEKYSTTVDLVKSMLADYMAHAGQIHKSNIVKRCKLSVMHIKWGDFKNINDTGVYMMRHMETFMGESSALWTCGLAPKLKKQLNLLRVRYCASLLGWDKNSTKDAVSVSANARFDTYFGDASVNIDAKLLG, from the exons ATGCGGTTGAAGCACATTTATCTCGCAAATATAGACATG TTTTTTTTCCCAATTTGCCGAGTGATGAAATATCACGTTATTTGCGTGGACGTGAGGAAGGAAAGAGTCTATATCTTGGATAGCCAGAATGAAACCGTCGAGAACTGTCGGGATGAGAAGTACTCGACTACAGTTGATCTTGTG AAAAGTATGCTAGCGGATTATATGGCACATGCAGGGCAAATACATAAAAGCAATATTGTGAAACGCTGTAAGTTATCTGTGATGCATATAAAATGGGGCGATTTTAAGAATATCAATGACACAGGTGTGTACATGATGAGGCACATGGAAACTTTTATGGGTGAATCGTCTGCGTTGTGGACATGTGGTTTGGCGCCAAAGTTAAAGAAACAGCTGAATCTTTTGCGTGTTAGATATTGTGCATCGCTTCTTGGGTGGGACAAGAACAGTACTAAAGATGCAGTTTCAGTGAGTGCTAATGCAAGATTTGATACATATTTCGGAGATGCAAGTGTGAACATTGACGCAAAGCTGCTCGGTTGA
- the LOC130994959 gene encoding uncharacterized protein LOC130994959 isoform X2, translated as MTPEKTKTIEEGAEHTTPENPIDVLEDYCLGMTQMGNEAMTSNAVTGDGTVGMNMETEYHFEDGGAEDVERGTTEALGSNMDVGPTAEDFTFATTPQVGVIGELPGNVEVQPQLRVRINLTRVLLPT; from the exons atgACGcctgaaaaaacaaaaactattGAAGAAGGTGCAGAACACACGACGCCGGAAAACCCAATAGACGTACTAGAAGATTACTG CCTTGGAATGACGCAAATGGGGAATGAAGCAATGACGTCAAATGCTGTGACAGGAGATGGAACTGTGGGAATGAACATGGAG ACTGAATATCACTTTGAAGATGGGGGTGCAGAGGATGTGGAGCGCGGCACTACTGAG GCTTTGGGCAGTAACATGGATGTTGGGCCGACGGCGGAAGACTTCACGTTTGCTACGACCCCACAG GTTGGAGTCATAGGTGAGCTTCCAGGAAATGTCGAAGTACAACCCCAACTTCGCGTCAGGATAAATCTTACACGTGTTCTGCTGCCGACATGA
- the LOC130994959 gene encoding uncharacterized protein LOC130994959 isoform X1 encodes MTPEKTKTIEEGAEHTTPENPIDVLEDYWYDIETYKSCDDSVLKFTSRRPLIDDIPSFSLGMTQMGNEAMTSNAVTGDGTVGMNMETEYHFEDGGAEDVERGTTEALGSNMDVGPTAEDFTFATTPQVGVIGELPGNVEVQPQLRVRINLTRVLLPT; translated from the exons atgACGcctgaaaaaacaaaaactattGAAGAAGGTGCAGAACACACGACGCCGGAAAACCCAATAGACGTACTAGAAGATTACTGGTACGATATTGAGACATACAAATCCTGTGATGATTCAGTTCTTAAGTTTACGTCTAGACGACCACTGATTGATGACATTCCATCGTTCAGCCTTGGAATGACGCAAATGGGGAATGAAGCAATGACGTCAAATGCTGTGACAGGAGATGGAACTGTGGGAATGAACATGGAG ACTGAATATCACTTTGAAGATGGGGGTGCAGAGGATGTGGAGCGCGGCACTACTGAG GCTTTGGGCAGTAACATGGATGTTGGGCCGACGGCGGAAGACTTCACGTTTGCTACGACCCCACAG GTTGGAGTCATAGGTGAGCTTCCAGGAAATGTCGAAGTACAACCCCAACTTCGCGTCAGGATAAATCTTACACGTGTTCTGCTGCCGACATGA
- the LOC130994843 gene encoding protein NRT1/ PTR FAMILY 1.2-like isoform X1 yields MEDRLKEKETMVKEPLLESAQEKGGFRTLPFIIGNEALERMATFGLSPNMTLYLINEYHMQMTTAANVLFMWSAATNFMPIVGAVIADSYLGRFHTIGFGSIVCLVGIILLWSTAVIPQARPPPCDQSSIVCSPPMIFQFLYLCLSFGLISIGAGGIRSSSLAFGADQLEKKGFHKSPGAKQSYFGWYYASLTLSILVALTCVVYIQENLGWGVGFAVPGVLMLVAVISFFLASPFYVRFKSSSNLITGFAQVAVASFRNRHLKLSDSTSDLYLCRDGFGLMIPSEKLRFLNKACVVRDVGKELTPDGRAANPWRLCTVERVEELKALLRVIPIWFSGMIMSINMSQSTFPVLQAVSMDREITSSFEIPAASFGMFAVVAVILWVVLYDRAFLPLASRLMGRPVCVSARRRMAIGIFLSFLAMIVSAAVEAIRRSVAIETGKSNHPQAVMAMSALWLVPQNFLTGFAEASNAIAQNEFYFSELPRSMSSIASTLLGIGMCLANILASSIMNTVDYLSRQGGDESWISSNINKGHYDYYYLVLAGLSMANMYFLGCSAAFGPSTEEGKLPEEEENGFCEGDGGTEKGFPQKQKQVSKCFP; encoded by the exons ATGGAAGATCGGTTGAAGGAGAAGGAAACGATGGTGAAAGAGCCTCTCTTGGAGAGTGCTCAAGAAAAGGGCGGTTTTAGGACTCTGCCCTTCATAATTG GAAATGAGGCACTGGAGAGGATGGCAACTTTCGGGCTGTCGCCAAACATGACTCTGTATTTGATCAATGAGTATCATATGCAGATGACAACTGCGGCGAATGTGTTGTTCATGTGGTCGGCCGCCACGAATTTCATGCCGATTGTTGGAGCTGTGATTGCTGATTCATACTTGGGCAGGTTTCATACAATTGGATTTGGATCCATTGTCTGTCTCGTG GGGATAATTCTTCTATGGTCCACAGCGGTAATCCCACAGGCGAGGCCTCCACCATGTGATCAGTCGAGCATCGTTTGCAGCCCTCCGATGATCTTCCAGTTTCTGTACCTATGCCTCTCGTTTGGACTGATTTCTATCGGGGCAGGAGGAATCAGGTCGTCTTCCTTGGCTTTTGGCGCTGATCAGTTGGAAAAGAAAGGTTTCCATAAAAGCCCCGGTGCCAAACAGAGCTACTTCGGCTGGTACTACGCTTCTTTGACGCTATCTATCCTCGTCGCCCTAACTTGTGTCGTCTATATTCAAGAAAACTTGGGATGGGGAGTCGGTTTTGCAGTTCCTGGTGTGCTCATGCTGGTTGCTGTCATCTCGTTCTTTCTGGCCTCCCCCTTTTACGTCAGATTCAAGAGCAGCTCGAATTTGATCACGGGCTTCGCTCAAGTGGCCGTTGCTTCTTTCAGAAACCGGCATCTCAAGTTGTCGGACAGCACGAGCGATCTATATCTCTGCAGGGACGGCTTTGGGCTTATGATCCCGAGTGAAAAGCTAAG GTTTCTCAATAAGGCTTGCGTTGTAAGAGATGTCGGGAAAGAGCTGACCCCCGATGGGAGAGCTGCGAATCCATGGCGGCTTTGCACAGTTGAGCGAGTAGAGGAGCTCAAGGCGCTACTGAGAGTCATCCCGATATGGTTTTCGGGGATGATCATGTCGATAAACATGAGCCAAAGCACTTTTCCGGTGCTCCAAGCGGTTTCGATGGACCGGGAGATAACTTCGAGTTTTGAGATCCCGGCGGCCTCGTTTGGCATGTTCGCGGTCGTAGCCGTGATACTATGGGTGGTCCTCTACGACCGCGCGTTTCTTCCCCTAGCCTCCCGGCTCATGGGGCGGCCGGTCTGTGTGAGTGCTAGACGAAGAATGGCGATAGGGATCTTCCTTTCGTTCCTAGCAATGATCGTCTCGGCCGCAGTAGAGGCCATCCGTAGATCCGTCGCCATCGAGACGGGCAAATCGAACCACCCGCAGGCTGTCATGGCCATGTCAGCGCTGTGGCTCGTCCCGCAGAACTTCCTCACGGGGTTCGCTGAGGCGTCCAATGCTATTGCGCAGAACGAGTTCTACTTCTCCGAGCTCCCGAGGAGCATGTCGAGCATAGCCTCCACGCTTCTCGGGATCGGGATGTGCCTGGCGAATATCCTCGCCAGCTCGATAATGAACACGGTCGACTACTTGTCGAGGCAAGGCGGAGACGAGAGCTGGATCTCGAGCAACATCAACAAGGGCCACTATGATTACTACTACCTTGTTCTTGCTGGTTTGAGCATGGCTAACATGTATTTTCTCGGTTGTAGCGCCGCGTTCGGGCCGTCGACGGAGGAAGGGAAGCTGCCGGAGGAGGAAGAGAATGGATT TTGTGAAGGCGACGGAGGAACCGAAAAAGGATTCccccaaaaacaaaaacaagtgtCTAA GTGTTTCCCGTAA
- the LOC130994843 gene encoding protein NRT1/ PTR FAMILY 1.2-like isoform X2 translates to MEDRLKEKETMVKEPLLESAQEKGGFRTLPFIIGNEALERMATFGLSPNMTLYLINEYHMQMTTAANVLFMWSAATNFMPIVGAVIADSYLGRFHTIGFGSIVCLVGIILLWSTAVIPQARPPPCDQSSIVCSPPMIFQFLYLCLSFGLISIGAGGIRSSSLAFGADQLEKKGFHKSPGAKQSYFGWYYASLTLSILVALTCVVYIQENLGWGVGFAVPGVLMLVAVISFFLASPFYVRFKSSSNLITGFAQVAVASFRNRHLKLSDSTSDLYLCRDGFGLMIPSEKLRFLNKACVVRDVGKELTPDGRAANPWRLCTVERVEELKALLRVIPIWFSGMIMSINMSQSTFPVLQAVSMDREITSSFEIPAASFGMFAVVAVILWVVLYDRAFLPLASRLMGRPVCVSARRRMAIGIFLSFLAMIVSAAVEAIRRSVAIETGKSNHPQAVMAMSALWLVPQNFLTGFAEASNAIAQNEFYFSELPRSMSSIASTLLGIGMCLANILASSIMNTVDYLSRQGGDESWISSNINKGHYDYYYLVLAGLSMANMYFLGCSAAFGPSTEEGKLPEEEENGFCEGDGGTEKGFPQKQKQVSNNQ, encoded by the exons ATGGAAGATCGGTTGAAGGAGAAGGAAACGATGGTGAAAGAGCCTCTCTTGGAGAGTGCTCAAGAAAAGGGCGGTTTTAGGACTCTGCCCTTCATAATTG GAAATGAGGCACTGGAGAGGATGGCAACTTTCGGGCTGTCGCCAAACATGACTCTGTATTTGATCAATGAGTATCATATGCAGATGACAACTGCGGCGAATGTGTTGTTCATGTGGTCGGCCGCCACGAATTTCATGCCGATTGTTGGAGCTGTGATTGCTGATTCATACTTGGGCAGGTTTCATACAATTGGATTTGGATCCATTGTCTGTCTCGTG GGGATAATTCTTCTATGGTCCACAGCGGTAATCCCACAGGCGAGGCCTCCACCATGTGATCAGTCGAGCATCGTTTGCAGCCCTCCGATGATCTTCCAGTTTCTGTACCTATGCCTCTCGTTTGGACTGATTTCTATCGGGGCAGGAGGAATCAGGTCGTCTTCCTTGGCTTTTGGCGCTGATCAGTTGGAAAAGAAAGGTTTCCATAAAAGCCCCGGTGCCAAACAGAGCTACTTCGGCTGGTACTACGCTTCTTTGACGCTATCTATCCTCGTCGCCCTAACTTGTGTCGTCTATATTCAAGAAAACTTGGGATGGGGAGTCGGTTTTGCAGTTCCTGGTGTGCTCATGCTGGTTGCTGTCATCTCGTTCTTTCTGGCCTCCCCCTTTTACGTCAGATTCAAGAGCAGCTCGAATTTGATCACGGGCTTCGCTCAAGTGGCCGTTGCTTCTTTCAGAAACCGGCATCTCAAGTTGTCGGACAGCACGAGCGATCTATATCTCTGCAGGGACGGCTTTGGGCTTATGATCCCGAGTGAAAAGCTAAG GTTTCTCAATAAGGCTTGCGTTGTAAGAGATGTCGGGAAAGAGCTGACCCCCGATGGGAGAGCTGCGAATCCATGGCGGCTTTGCACAGTTGAGCGAGTAGAGGAGCTCAAGGCGCTACTGAGAGTCATCCCGATATGGTTTTCGGGGATGATCATGTCGATAAACATGAGCCAAAGCACTTTTCCGGTGCTCCAAGCGGTTTCGATGGACCGGGAGATAACTTCGAGTTTTGAGATCCCGGCGGCCTCGTTTGGCATGTTCGCGGTCGTAGCCGTGATACTATGGGTGGTCCTCTACGACCGCGCGTTTCTTCCCCTAGCCTCCCGGCTCATGGGGCGGCCGGTCTGTGTGAGTGCTAGACGAAGAATGGCGATAGGGATCTTCCTTTCGTTCCTAGCAATGATCGTCTCGGCCGCAGTAGAGGCCATCCGTAGATCCGTCGCCATCGAGACGGGCAAATCGAACCACCCGCAGGCTGTCATGGCCATGTCAGCGCTGTGGCTCGTCCCGCAGAACTTCCTCACGGGGTTCGCTGAGGCGTCCAATGCTATTGCGCAGAACGAGTTCTACTTCTCCGAGCTCCCGAGGAGCATGTCGAGCATAGCCTCCACGCTTCTCGGGATCGGGATGTGCCTGGCGAATATCCTCGCCAGCTCGATAATGAACACGGTCGACTACTTGTCGAGGCAAGGCGGAGACGAGAGCTGGATCTCGAGCAACATCAACAAGGGCCACTATGATTACTACTACCTTGTTCTTGCTGGTTTGAGCATGGCTAACATGTATTTTCTCGGTTGTAGCGCCGCGTTCGGGCCGTCGACGGAGGAAGGGAAGCTGCCGGAGGAGGAAGAGAATGGATT TTGTGAAGGCGACGGAGGAACCGAAAAAGGATTCccccaaaaacaaaaacaagtgtCTAA CAATCAATGA
- the LOC130994843 gene encoding protein NRT1/ PTR FAMILY 1.2-like isoform X3 has translation MEDRLKEKETMVKEPLLESAQEKGGFRTLPFIIGNEALERMATFGLSPNMTLYLINEYHMQMTTAANVLFMWSAATNFMPIVGAVIADSYLGRFHTIGFGSIVCLVGIILLWSTAVIPQARPPPCDQSSIVCSPPMIFQFLYLCLSFGLISIGAGGIRSSSLAFGADQLEKKGFHKSPGAKQSYFGWYYASLTLSILVALTCVVYIQENLGWGVGFAVPGVLMLVAVISFFLASPFYVRFKSSSNLITGFAQVAVASFRNRHLKLSDSTSDLYLCRDGFGLMIPSEKLRFLNKACVVRDVGKELTPDGRAANPWRLCTVERVEELKALLRVIPIWFSGMIMSINMSQSTFPVLQAVSMDREITSSFEIPAASFGMFAVVAVILWVVLYDRAFLPLASRLMGRPVCVSARRRMAIGIFLSFLAMIVSAAVEAIRRSVAIETGKSNHPQAVMAMSALWLVPQNFLTGFAEASNAIAQNEFYFSELPRSMSSIASTLLGIGMCLANILASSIMNTVDYLSRQGGDESWISSNINKGHYDYYYLVLAGLSMANMYFLGCSAAFGPSTEEGKLPEEEENGL, from the exons ATGGAAGATCGGTTGAAGGAGAAGGAAACGATGGTGAAAGAGCCTCTCTTGGAGAGTGCTCAAGAAAAGGGCGGTTTTAGGACTCTGCCCTTCATAATTG GAAATGAGGCACTGGAGAGGATGGCAACTTTCGGGCTGTCGCCAAACATGACTCTGTATTTGATCAATGAGTATCATATGCAGATGACAACTGCGGCGAATGTGTTGTTCATGTGGTCGGCCGCCACGAATTTCATGCCGATTGTTGGAGCTGTGATTGCTGATTCATACTTGGGCAGGTTTCATACAATTGGATTTGGATCCATTGTCTGTCTCGTG GGGATAATTCTTCTATGGTCCACAGCGGTAATCCCACAGGCGAGGCCTCCACCATGTGATCAGTCGAGCATCGTTTGCAGCCCTCCGATGATCTTCCAGTTTCTGTACCTATGCCTCTCGTTTGGACTGATTTCTATCGGGGCAGGAGGAATCAGGTCGTCTTCCTTGGCTTTTGGCGCTGATCAGTTGGAAAAGAAAGGTTTCCATAAAAGCCCCGGTGCCAAACAGAGCTACTTCGGCTGGTACTACGCTTCTTTGACGCTATCTATCCTCGTCGCCCTAACTTGTGTCGTCTATATTCAAGAAAACTTGGGATGGGGAGTCGGTTTTGCAGTTCCTGGTGTGCTCATGCTGGTTGCTGTCATCTCGTTCTTTCTGGCCTCCCCCTTTTACGTCAGATTCAAGAGCAGCTCGAATTTGATCACGGGCTTCGCTCAAGTGGCCGTTGCTTCTTTCAGAAACCGGCATCTCAAGTTGTCGGACAGCACGAGCGATCTATATCTCTGCAGGGACGGCTTTGGGCTTATGATCCCGAGTGAAAAGCTAAG GTTTCTCAATAAGGCTTGCGTTGTAAGAGATGTCGGGAAAGAGCTGACCCCCGATGGGAGAGCTGCGAATCCATGGCGGCTTTGCACAGTTGAGCGAGTAGAGGAGCTCAAGGCGCTACTGAGAGTCATCCCGATATGGTTTTCGGGGATGATCATGTCGATAAACATGAGCCAAAGCACTTTTCCGGTGCTCCAAGCGGTTTCGATGGACCGGGAGATAACTTCGAGTTTTGAGATCCCGGCGGCCTCGTTTGGCATGTTCGCGGTCGTAGCCGTGATACTATGGGTGGTCCTCTACGACCGCGCGTTTCTTCCCCTAGCCTCCCGGCTCATGGGGCGGCCGGTCTGTGTGAGTGCTAGACGAAGAATGGCGATAGGGATCTTCCTTTCGTTCCTAGCAATGATCGTCTCGGCCGCAGTAGAGGCCATCCGTAGATCCGTCGCCATCGAGACGGGCAAATCGAACCACCCGCAGGCTGTCATGGCCATGTCAGCGCTGTGGCTCGTCCCGCAGAACTTCCTCACGGGGTTCGCTGAGGCGTCCAATGCTATTGCGCAGAACGAGTTCTACTTCTCCGAGCTCCCGAGGAGCATGTCGAGCATAGCCTCCACGCTTCTCGGGATCGGGATGTGCCTGGCGAATATCCTCGCCAGCTCGATAATGAACACGGTCGACTACTTGTCGAGGCAAGGCGGAGACGAGAGCTGGATCTCGAGCAACATCAACAAGGGCCACTATGATTACTACTACCTTGTTCTTGCTGGTTTGAGCATGGCTAACATGTATTTTCTCGGTTGTAGCGCCGCGTTCGGGCCGTCGACGGAGGAAGGGAAGCTGCCGGAGGAGGAAGAGAATGGATTGTGA